One candidate division KSB1 bacterium DNA segment encodes these proteins:
- a CDS encoding SpoIIE family protein phosphatase, with the protein MNAINQEIQSTAPPALDGGEGVSRILDEKLMELQSLFEISQTLNSSLNLKSILDNILLTPMGKMMITRGMVLLHTEDGQLRVETLKGLPRQLLGQIVFLSPMIAEPFVVGDLIDHSIAGLEFFVHHRLVLLLPIRSSDKTLGLIAFGKKISGKEYLKSEIEYLKSLANIAATSIENGLMVMQLQAVNRQLDKKIQELNTLFDIGKELNSTFDQNKIINLLSYAVMGEMMVNRCLVFVKEDEGMRLAVSKGHKHQEELKQFESSDLLAALGSIEHPIHLKLEARCPAPLSTFQQAGFHAIVPMRIQNQTKGILAIGERINHQDFDQYDLEFLFTLGNEAMICLENARLFKETLEKQRLEEELALARDIQKNLLPRECVKLTNYDIDAINVPSLQVSGDYFDCIRLSEDKICLAIADVSGKGIGAALLMANLQAVLHALIDAEASLTEVAYKINNLIFKNTHYDKFITFFFGILDINENSFTYVNAGHNPPIWLRHDGRIARLEKGGIILGMMPNLSYQQETILLEHGDWIVMYTDGVSEAVNAADEEFEEQRLIEVIRANRAHSASAMKEQILSSVREFTIGQPQRDDITLLCMVHRRSDKPAGEKRNDGK; encoded by the coding sequence ATGAACGCCATTAATCAGGAAATCCAGTCGACAGCCCCACCAGCTCTGGATGGCGGCGAAGGTGTCAGCCGCATCCTTGATGAAAAGCTCATGGAATTGCAGTCCCTGTTCGAAATCAGCCAGACCTTAAATTCTTCGCTGAACCTGAAGTCGATCCTCGATAACATACTATTAACTCCCATGGGCAAAATGATGATTACCCGGGGGATGGTTTTGCTCCATACGGAAGATGGGCAATTGCGCGTCGAAACGCTGAAAGGATTGCCGAGGCAATTGCTGGGACAGATTGTTTTTTTGTCCCCCATGATTGCAGAACCCTTTGTCGTGGGTGACTTGATTGATCATTCAATTGCAGGGCTCGAGTTTTTTGTGCATCATCGACTGGTGTTATTGTTACCAATTCGAAGCAGCGATAAGACCCTGGGATTGATTGCGTTTGGGAAAAAAATATCTGGCAAAGAGTATCTTAAATCAGAAATCGAATACTTGAAATCGTTAGCCAATATCGCTGCCACCTCTATTGAAAACGGCTTGATGGTCATGCAGCTTCAAGCAGTGAATCGGCAACTGGACAAGAAGATCCAAGAATTAAACACCCTATTCGATATTGGGAAGGAATTGAATTCCACTTTTGACCAGAATAAAATTATCAATCTATTGAGCTATGCGGTGATGGGGGAGATGATGGTGAATCGATGCCTCGTTTTCGTGAAAGAAGACGAGGGAATGCGATTAGCAGTTTCCAAGGGACACAAGCATCAGGAAGAACTTAAGCAATTTGAATCATCAGATTTATTAGCTGCCCTAGGATCCATTGAGCATCCCATTCACTTGAAACTTGAAGCTCGCTGCCCTGCGCCATTGTCGACGTTTCAGCAAGCAGGATTTCATGCCATCGTGCCCATGAGGATTCAGAACCAAACCAAAGGGATTTTGGCCATTGGGGAACGGATCAACCATCAAGATTTTGATCAGTATGATCTTGAGTTTTTATTTACCCTGGGCAATGAGGCGATGATATGCTTGGAGAATGCCCGGCTATTTAAAGAAACGCTTGAAAAGCAGCGGCTGGAAGAGGAATTGGCGCTCGCTCGGGATATCCAAAAAAATTTGCTGCCCCGGGAATGTGTTAAATTGACAAATTATGATATCGACGCGATCAATGTTCCCAGCCTTCAAGTCAGTGGGGATTATTTCGACTGCATTCGCTTAAGTGAAGATAAAATCTGTCTGGCAATTGCTGACGTCTCAGGAAAAGGGATCGGCGCTGCACTTTTAATGGCAAATCTCCAGGCCGTGCTACACGCACTGATTGATGCTGAAGCGTCGTTAACCGAGGTGGCTTACAAAATCAACAATCTGATTTTTAAGAATACTCATTACGACAAATTTATCACGTTCTTTTTTGGCATTTTGGACATCAATGAAAATAGTTTTACCTACGTAAATGCTGGTCACAACCCGCCGATCTGGTTGCGCCACGATGGTCGGATTGCGCGTTTGGAAAAAGGAGGGATCATTTTGGGAATGATGCCGAATTTATCCTATCAACAGGAAACAATTTTATTGGAACATGGTGATTGGATTGTGATGTATACGGATGGGGTCTCAGAAGCAGTGAACGCGGCAGATGAGGAGTTCGAAGAACAGCGTTTGATCGAAGTAATTCGCGCGAACCGAGCCCATTCTGCTAGCGCCATGAAAGAACAGATACTGAGCAGTGTTCGCGAATTTACAATCGGTCAACCCCAGCGGGATGATATCACGTTATTATGTATGGTCCATCGCCGATCAGATAAACCTGCTGGGGAAAAGCGCAACGATGGAAAATGA
- a CDS encoding M23 family metallopeptidase, with product MKKIVNLLLLIPFLIFAIYAFWPAHRESHELVDLPDVSNFSLKAEAPIRIFDTVQRGETLSALLIKNGIAVELLQSIIEAFKEHYSLNRLRPGDRYEIEVDRQGRMLSLVYSPSVEKKFHIFLDRNNSYNSRTIAVDLVPKLKYLKANIQTTVYDAVLEAGETPELLMSYTDIFQWDIDFFVDPQYGDEIRIVYEKFYTPETEQFVKYGKILAAQYISKTDTFTAIYFANTPADEGYYDPKGNSFQKTFLKSPLNYRRISSHFSFSRKHPILKIFRPHYGVDYAAPEGTPVSAAANGVVLDKGYDRGIGNFVKLQHRNGHFVTVYGHLSGFAEGIQKGASVKQKQVIGFVGRTGLATGPHLHYAMYENGRPINPLKIKNASGEPILPENRERFYQHTDIMLAHLQSIDQSDVALVLIPASQVHFNRYILPER from the coding sequence ATGAAAAAAATAGTTAATCTGCTGTTGCTCATTCCGTTTCTCATCTTTGCTATCTATGCTTTTTGGCCAGCTCATCGGGAAAGCCATGAACTGGTAGATCTACCTGATGTTTCTAATTTTTCACTAAAAGCCGAAGCGCCGATCAGGATTTTCGATACAGTGCAGCGGGGAGAAACGCTTTCGGCTCTGCTCATCAAAAACGGGATTGCTGTTGAGTTGCTTCAATCCATCATTGAAGCGTTCAAAGAACATTACTCATTAAATCGCTTGCGGCCTGGGGATCGCTATGAGATCGAAGTAGACCGGCAGGGCAGGATGCTTTCGTTGGTCTATAGCCCTTCGGTTGAAAAGAAGTTTCATATCTTTCTGGATCGCAATAATAGCTATAACTCGCGAACGATCGCTGTCGATTTGGTCCCCAAATTAAAATACTTGAAAGCAAATATCCAAACAACAGTGTATGATGCGGTCCTTGAGGCAGGCGAAACCCCAGAGCTTTTGATGTCCTACACGGATATTTTTCAATGGGACATCGATTTCTTTGTTGATCCTCAGTATGGTGATGAAATTAGGATCGTCTACGAAAAATTCTATACGCCTGAAACAGAACAGTTCGTGAAATACGGCAAAATCTTAGCCGCTCAATATATCTCAAAAACAGATACATTCACAGCGATCTACTTCGCTAATACGCCAGCGGATGAGGGCTATTATGATCCGAAAGGGAATTCGTTTCAAAAGACGTTTCTTAAATCTCCGCTCAATTATCGGCGCATTAGTTCCCATTTTTCATTCTCGCGAAAACATCCCATCCTGAAAATTTTTCGGCCGCATTACGGTGTTGACTACGCAGCGCCTGAGGGAACACCAGTTTCTGCAGCTGCCAATGGCGTTGTCCTCGATAAAGGTTATGATCGGGGCATTGGTAACTTTGTTAAGTTACAGCATCGCAACGGTCATTTTGTTACTGTCTATGGCCATTTGAGCGGTTTTGCGGAGGGCATTCAGAAGGGAGCAAGTGTCAAACAAAAGCAAGTAATTGGATTCGTGGGAAGGACTGGATTGGCGACCGGTCCCCATTTGCACTATGCCATGTATGAGAATGGTCGACCGATCAATCCGTTGAAGATCAAAAATGCCTCGGGTGAACCGATACTTCCAGAAAACCGTGAGCGATTTTATCAACATACGGATATCATGCTCGCTCATTTGCAGTCAATCGATCAATCCGATGTGGCTTTGGTATTAATTCCCGCGTCTCAGGTGCATTTTAATCGATATATTTTGCCAGAACGATGA
- a CDS encoding VTT domain-containing protein translates to MTFVRRLYDWVLHWAETPYGSLALIILAFAESSFFPVPPDVLLIALAISIPKRSFFYALETSIASVIGGMLGYYIGLALMDIIGWRIIDFYNARPLFTELFKTFNEYNFWAVLIAAITPIPYKVFTISAGAANANFAVFMIASIIGRSIRFFAVGALIFIFGERIKNFIDKYFNWLSIVFVVLLIGGFLLIKYAFR, encoded by the coding sequence GTGACTTTCGTTCGAAGGCTATATGATTGGGTGCTCCATTGGGCAGAGACTCCCTATGGTTCTTTGGCACTCATAATTCTGGCGTTCGCCGAATCTTCCTTTTTTCCAGTGCCGCCAGATGTGCTGTTGATTGCTTTGGCTATTTCGATCCCAAAGCGGTCGTTTTTCTATGCCCTGGAAACTAGTATTGCATCGGTTATCGGTGGCATGCTCGGCTACTATATCGGCTTGGCGTTGATGGATATTATCGGCTGGCGCATTATCGATTTCTATAATGCCCGACCGCTATTTACCGAGCTGTTTAAGACTTTTAATGAATATAATTTTTGGGCGGTGCTAATCGCAGCAATCACGCCGATCCCTTATAAAGTGTTCACCATTTCGGCAGGAGCAGCCAATGCCAATTTTGCTGTATTCATGATCGCATCCATCATCGGACGGTCGATTCGGTTTTTTGCGGTCGGGGCTCTGATTTTTATTTTTGGTGAGCGAATCAAGAATTTTATCGACAAATATTTCAATTGGCTCTCAATCGTTTTCGTTGTGTTGCTAATTGGCGGCTTTTTGTTGATCAAATATGCGTTTCGTTAG
- a CDS encoding protein-L-isoaspartate(D-aspartate) O-methyltransferase produces MNQLNDARRRMVHDQLVRRGIRHPAVLRAMRKIKRHLFVDEKDWERAYDDTPLSIPCSQTISQPYMVALMTELIEPEKNKKVLEIGTGSGYQTAILAETCGQVYSIERHRELADRAQQILRALGYSNVEIRCGDGTMGWPEHAPFDAIIVTAGAPEIPETLVQQLVEGGLMVIPVGSQYRQNLELIKKRGDSYITKTICGCIFVPLIGKEGWKE; encoded by the coding sequence ATGAATCAGCTCAATGATGCCCGGCGAAGGATGGTGCATGACCAACTGGTGAGGCGAGGGATTCGTCATCCAGCGGTGCTTAGAGCCATGCGTAAGATCAAGCGGCATCTATTTGTCGATGAGAAAGATTGGGAACGTGCCTACGATGACACGCCACTTTCCATACCATGTTCGCAAACCATCTCGCAACCTTATATGGTAGCTCTGATGACCGAGCTGATTGAGCCGGAAAAAAATAAGAAAGTGCTTGAAATCGGAACAGGCTCTGGGTATCAGACGGCGATCTTGGCAGAGACATGCGGGCAAGTTTATTCAATTGAGCGACATCGAGAATTGGCAGATCGCGCACAACAGATTCTCCGAGCATTAGGTTACAGCAATGTGGAGATTCGATGTGGCGATGGGACAATGGGATGGCCGGAACATGCGCCATTTGATGCGATCATTGTAACTGCTGGAGCACCAGAAATTCCAGAAACCTTGGTGCAGCAGTTGGTCGAGGGTGGTTTGATGGTGATCCCAGTAGGAAGCCAATATCGCCAAAATTTGGAATTGATCAAAAAAAGGGGAGACTCTTATATAACTAAGACAATATGCGGCTGCATATTTGTACCGTTGATTGGTAAGGAAGGGTGGAAGGAGTGA
- a CDS encoding N(4)-(beta-N-acetylglucosaminyl)-L-asparaginase, with product MNSDITRRNFVKGISGLGLSLLSFPLWAKVSGQKSIVSRIPIILCSRGADWGKKVNEPGWEILSRGGNILDAIEKSANVVELDPEDMSVGYGGLPNEDGEVELDACIMYGPTHSCGAVASLRHIKTPSSVARLVMERTDHILLTGRGALRFALAHGFKKENLLTEKARLAWLRWKENMSDQDDWLPPKDGKYPERPSGTINVLAVDQNGDIAGITTTSGLAFKIPGRVGDSPIIGAGLYVDNQVGAAGATGRGEEVIRTCGSFFVVELMRQGKTPQQACEAACQRIIDVNGGIEQIKKKRYNDKFIAVNKQGEVGCAEIIGSPKDPPQLAYINPSGFHVYSGSILIEI from the coding sequence ATGAACTCAGACATAACGCGGCGAAATTTCGTTAAAGGAATTTCTGGTTTGGGTCTTTCTTTGTTGTCATTTCCCCTTTGGGCAAAAGTTAGTGGCCAAAAATCGATTGTCTCTAGGATTCCCATCATTCTGTGCAGCCGAGGTGCGGATTGGGGGAAGAAGGTAAATGAACCGGGATGGGAGATCCTATCGCGCGGCGGCAATATTCTTGACGCAATTGAGAAAAGTGCCAATGTGGTCGAGCTGGACCCAGAAGACATGTCAGTGGGCTATGGGGGCTTGCCCAATGAGGATGGAGAAGTGGAATTGGATGCGTGTATCATGTACGGTCCGACCCATTCTTGCGGTGCAGTGGCTTCCTTGCGCCATATTAAGACGCCCAGTTCGGTTGCACGATTGGTGATGGAGCGTACCGATCATATTCTGTTGACTGGCAGAGGGGCTTTGAGATTCGCTCTTGCCCATGGGTTCAAGAAGGAAAATCTGTTGACCGAAAAGGCTCGATTGGCCTGGTTGCGCTGGAAGGAAAACATGAGTGATCAGGATGACTGGCTGCCGCCGAAAGACGGAAAATATCCCGAGCGTCCCAGTGGAACAATTAACGTCTTGGCGGTGGATCAGAATGGTGATATCGCTGGGATCACAACTACTAGCGGCCTTGCCTTTAAGATCCCAGGGCGCGTCGGAGATTCGCCCATCATCGGTGCGGGACTGTACGTCGATAATCAAGTCGGAGCGGCTGGAGCCACTGGCCGCGGAGAGGAAGTGATCAGGACCTGCGGCAGCTTTTTTGTGGTGGAATTAATGCGTCAAGGGAAAACCCCCCAACAGGCGTGCGAGGCAGCCTGTCAGCGGATCATCGATGTGAATGGCGGAATAGAGCAGATCAAAAAGAAGCGCTACAATGACAAATTCATTGCGGTAAATAAGCAGGGCGAGGTCGGTTGTGCAGAAATTATCGGCTCGCCCAAAGATCCTCCTCAACTCGCTTATATCAATCCGAGTGGGTTTCACGTTTACAGTGGCTCAATTTTGATTGAAATCTAA
- a CDS encoding MBL fold metallo-hydrolase, whose translation MKTENIHWLGHDSFRIEDQGKNIYIDPWKLSSKAVPADYILVTHSHYDHFSKADIDKIKIPQTKLVGPTDVVKQLGSNAIALTPHQEIKLDQLSIRAVPAYNIGKKFHPRENNWIGFVITLSDGTKIYHAGDTDFIPEMKRLKVDIALLPVSGTYVMTADEAIEAANAFQPKIVIPMHFGDIVGDQHDAEKFKAGFSGQTIIKPIER comes from the coding sequence ATGAAAACAGAGAACATCCATTGGTTAGGCCATGATTCGTTTCGGATCGAAGATCAGGGGAAGAACATCTACATCGATCCATGGAAATTGTCATCCAAAGCGGTGCCTGCGGATTATATTTTGGTGACCCACAGTCATTATGACCATTTTTCCAAAGCGGATATTGATAAAATCAAAATCCCCCAAACCAAACTTGTTGGACCAACAGATGTGGTCAAGCAATTGGGTTCAAATGCAATTGCGCTAACACCTCATCAGGAGATCAAGCTGGATCAGCTTAGCATCCGCGCAGTTCCCGCTTATAACATCGGGAAGAAGTTTCATCCGCGCGAAAACAACTGGATCGGTTTCGTGATCACCCTTTCAGATGGTACAAAGATCTATCATGCTGGGGATACAGATTTCATCCCTGAGATGAAACGACTGAAAGTAGATATCGCGTTGCTGCCAGTCAGCGGGACTTATGTGATGACTGCGGACGAAGCGATCGAAGCAGCGAATGCGTTCCAGCCAAAGATCGTCATTCCCATGCATTTTGGGGATATAGTTGGGGATCAGCATGATGCTGAGAAATTCAAGGCGGGTTTTTCTGGACAAACGATCATCAAACCCATTGAGAGATGA
- a CDS encoding RidA family protein, with product MLLIVSCQPQGSQQPDKAVIVSPDAPAAIGPYSQAIKVGNTLYCSGQIAIDPATNQMVTETIEAETEQVLKNLGAVLKTAGMDYSDVVSATVYMTDIQNYSRINNVYSKYFSAQPPARAAVQVANLPKNANVEIACIAVKAR from the coding sequence ATGCTATTAATCGTTTCATGCCAACCGCAAGGATCTCAGCAGCCTGACAAAGCCGTAATTGTTAGTCCTGATGCGCCCGCTGCAATAGGGCCTTATAGCCAAGCAATCAAAGTAGGCAATACGCTGTATTGCTCGGGTCAAATTGCAATTGATCCTGCAACGAATCAAATGGTGACAGAGACGATCGAAGCGGAGACCGAACAGGTGCTGAAGAATCTCGGCGCCGTGTTAAAAACGGCTGGGATGGATTATTCTGACGTGGTTTCTGCTACAGTCTATATGACCGATATTCAAAATTACAGCCGCATCAATAATGTCTACTCAAAGTACTTTTCAGCCCAACCACCAGCGCGCGCTGCTGTCCAAGTGGCAAATTTGCCCAAAAACGCCAATGTCGAAATTGCTTGCATCGCTGTAAAAGCTCGATGA
- a CDS encoding SpoIIE family protein phosphatase — protein sequence MSSILIADDDNTILLLLSKVLGGNEHELTLANNGKEALERIKEKAFDLIISDLQMPEVNGIEVLQAGKNKSPETEVLILTGHASIKSAVSAMKLGAFEYLTKPVDVEELRLKVAQALKHRQMKIELERQQRKIEEYNEMIQHDLKLAEQVQQSLVPLPISNSRIDIGLKHLPMIGVGGDFADIYYDGEQFIYITMIDITGHGITAALLVNRICSEVRTLVRDEFEPNEILYNLNNFVIDIFQRTGMFLTMFTSKLDLHANSFTYAGSSHPAIILWKKSSDKFQKLSSQNMIIGFEKQPVENFSQDTIQLDNGDKLFFYTDGIVEAENDQREQFGMKRLLYILDQMRNQPSQQIADSVLSYMQEQQFTQIRDDVFIIVAHIL from the coding sequence ATGTCATCCATTTTGATCGCTGATGATGATAATACAATCTTACTGCTTCTATCCAAGGTCTTGGGCGGTAATGAACATGAATTAACCCTTGCCAATAACGGCAAAGAGGCGCTGGAACGAATTAAGGAAAAGGCCTTTGATCTGATCATCTCCGATCTGCAAATGCCTGAGGTGAACGGGATAGAAGTTTTGCAAGCTGGAAAGAACAAAAGTCCCGAGACCGAGGTATTGATTCTGACTGGACATGCCAGCATAAAATCAGCCGTAAGCGCCATGAAACTGGGCGCATTTGAATATCTCACCAAACCAGTTGATGTTGAAGAATTGAGGCTTAAAGTCGCCCAAGCATTAAAACATCGACAGATGAAAATTGAACTCGAGCGGCAGCAACGAAAAATCGAAGAATATAATGAGATGATTCAGCATGATTTGAAATTAGCGGAACAGGTCCAGCAGAGCTTGGTACCTCTACCCATCAGCAATAGCAGGATCGATATCGGGCTGAAGCATCTCCCTATGATCGGCGTGGGAGGGGATTTTGCCGATATTTATTATGATGGAGAACAATTCATTTACATTACGATGATCGATATCACTGGTCATGGCATCACTGCCGCACTGCTGGTGAATCGAATTTGTAGTGAGGTTCGCACTTTGGTCCGTGACGAATTTGAGCCCAATGAAATATTGTATAATCTGAACAATTTTGTCATCGATATTTTTCAGCGAACGGGCATGTTTTTGACCATGTTTACCTCGAAGTTGGATCTCCATGCTAATAGCTTTACCTATGCAGGGAGCTCTCATCCAGCGATTATTTTGTGGAAAAAAAGCAGCGATAAGTTTCAAAAATTGTCATCCCAAAATATGATCATCGGTTTTGAGAAACAACCAGTGGAGAATTTTTCTCAGGACACAATTCAACTGGACAACGGGGATAAGCTGTTTTTTTACACAGATGGAATCGTTGAAGCAGAAAACGATCAGCGCGAACAATTCGGTATGAAACGATTGCTTTATATCCTCGATCAAATGAGAAATCAGCCTTCTCAGCAGATTGCGGATAGCGTGTTAAGCTATATGCAAGAGCAACAATTCACGCAGATCCGGGATGATGTCTTTATTATTGTGGCGCATATTCTGTAA
- a CDS encoding radical SAM protein produces MNSQNILLVNPWIFDFAAYDFWIKPIGLLSIGHYLEQHGYRTYLIDCLDRFHPLIPKTKQKKYGTGKFIRTEVEKPAILKHIPRKYCRYGLPLEAFFAALDQIPQPAAILVTSGMTYWYPGPQFAIRLLRERFPNTMIALGGIYATLCYDHALRHAGADIVIKGPGEIAALKMLDKLTGNDRTIDDRNLEFPTPTYHYYQKLISVPVITSMGCPYRCSFCASHLIAGKFRQRDPEMVIEEIEYYYRRRHVRHFAFYDDALLINQERHLSAILDTIIERKLHIDFHTPNGMHAKEITPDLAKKMFQANFKTIRLSFETVNPARRPDIGNKIDEDALANALDYLEQAGYRRKEIDTYVIMGLPNQSVDEVVEGLLFVIGLGSKAKLTSFSPIPGTLDWDRAVQSGNLDPDIDPLLTNNSIFPLRRADFTYDMFQKVKNLAKVLNYGLDHGINLFDRSFLARIAASVVRRGEAISSIVHHDTGKQMFTSH; encoded by the coding sequence ATGAACAGCCAGAATATTCTTTTGGTCAACCCTTGGATTTTCGATTTCGCAGCATATGATTTTTGGATCAAACCGATCGGTTTGCTATCCATTGGTCATTATTTAGAACAACATGGCTATCGGACTTATTTAATCGATTGCTTGGATCGATTTCATCCGCTTATCCCCAAGACAAAACAAAAAAAATACGGTACTGGGAAGTTTATTCGAACAGAGGTGGAAAAACCAGCCATTCTCAAGCACATTCCCAGAAAATATTGCCGTTATGGTCTGCCCTTAGAGGCATTCTTCGCCGCGCTGGATCAAATTCCCCAGCCAGCAGCGATCTTAGTAACCTCCGGAATGACCTATTGGTATCCAGGGCCTCAGTTTGCCATTCGTTTGCTCCGAGAAAGATTTCCCAATACGATGATTGCTCTGGGTGGAATTTACGCAACACTCTGTTATGATCATGCTCTACGGCACGCTGGTGCTGATATCGTCATCAAAGGTCCGGGTGAAATTGCCGCTTTGAAAATGCTCGATAAGTTGACGGGAAATGATCGAACCATCGATGATCGAAATTTGGAATTTCCCACACCAACATATCACTACTATCAAAAACTCATCTCTGTACCAGTTATCACATCCATGGGCTGTCCTTATCGATGTTCGTTTTGTGCATCCCATTTGATCGCTGGAAAATTTCGGCAGCGCGATCCTGAGATGGTGATCGAAGAGATCGAATATTATTATCGTCGCCGCCACGTCAGGCATTTCGCATTTTACGACGATGCCCTGCTGATCAATCAGGAACGACATCTATCTGCAATATTGGACACAATCATCGAACGGAAGCTTCATATTGATTTCCATACTCCCAATGGAATGCATGCCAAGGAAATCACACCCGATTTGGCAAAGAAGATGTTTCAAGCCAATTTCAAAACGATCCGCTTGAGTTTTGAAACCGTGAATCCTGCGCGACGACCAGATATTGGGAATAAAATCGACGAGGACGCTTTGGCAAATGCGCTTGATTATTTAGAGCAAGCTGGCTATCGGCGCAAAGAGATAGATACCTATGTGATCATGGGTTTGCCCAACCAATCCGTTGACGAAGTGGTAGAGGGACTGCTGTTTGTCATTGGTCTTGGTTCTAAAGCAAAATTGACCTCATTTTCGCCGATCCCGGGCACATTGGATTGGGATCGAGCCGTTCAATCGGGCAATCTCGATCCTGATATTGATCCGCTGTTGACAAATAATTCGATTTTTCCGTTGCGGCGAGCCGATTTCACTTATGACATGTTTCAAAAGGTGAAAAACCTCGCGAAAGTTCTCAATTATGGTCTCGACCATGGGATTAACTTATTTGATCGCTCTTTCTTGGCTCGCATCGCAGCAAGTGTTGTTCGGCGGGGCGAAGCAATTTCCAGTATAGTCCATCACGATACAGGAAAGCAAATGTTTACCTCGCACTGA
- the pruA gene encoding L-glutamate gamma-semialdehyde dehydrogenase, whose translation MTNGIFNVPVPSNEPVLSYGPGSPEKKALKAKIAELKSKEIEIPIIVGGEELKTGRLAECRCPHETKHLLGVYHKSSEKEVNQAIDAALKARPKWASMSWEARAAIFLKAAELLAGPYRPILNAATMLCQSKTVFQAEIDSACELIDFYRFNPYYMQQIYQQQPQSSKACWNYVEYRPLEGFVFAVTPFNFTSIAGNLPTAPAMMGNVVIWKPASSTVYTAYFIMQLLKEAGLPDGVINMVPGPGGSVGNPVMASPHLAGVHFTGSTSVFQDMWKTIGNNIAKYRTYPRIVGETGGKDFIFAHRSADLDALTTAMVRGAFEYQGQKCSAASRAYIPSSIWPELKQKLIAAVKRIRMGSPEDFTNFMGAVIDRAAYESIISYIDYAKKSSEAEFITGGNYSDAIGYFIEPTIVVTNNPKFKLMEEEIFGPVITLYIYPDEKYEETLHLCDETSPYGLTGSIIARDRYAIIQAAEILTHAAGNFYINDKPTGAVVGQQPFGGSRASGTNDKAGSIINLQRWVTPRAIKENFLPPTDFPYPHMQEP comes from the coding sequence ATGACGAATGGTATTTTTAATGTTCCGGTTCCGAGTAATGAGCCTGTTTTGTCCTACGGCCCAGGAAGTCCTGAGAAAAAGGCATTAAAGGCAAAGATTGCAGAGTTGAAGTCGAAGGAAATAGAAATTCCGATAATTGTCGGCGGTGAAGAGTTAAAGACTGGACGATTAGCAGAATGCAGGTGTCCCCATGAGACAAAACATTTATTGGGTGTCTATCACAAATCTAGCGAGAAAGAAGTGAATCAGGCGATTGACGCTGCTTTGAAGGCACGGCCGAAGTGGGCCTCCATGAGCTGGGAAGCACGAGCCGCGATTTTCTTGAAAGCAGCGGAACTCTTAGCTGGCCCCTATCGACCGATCCTCAATGCAGCAACCATGCTATGTCAGTCGAAAACGGTTTTTCAGGCAGAAATCGACTCTGCCTGCGAGCTGATCGATTTCTATCGCTTCAATCCTTACTATATGCAGCAAATCTATCAGCAGCAGCCCCAATCCTCAAAAGCTTGTTGGAATTATGTCGAGTATCGACCATTAGAGGGATTTGTCTTCGCAGTGACGCCATTTAATTTCACGTCGATAGCTGGCAACTTGCCCACAGCACCCGCGATGATGGGTAACGTCGTGATTTGGAAACCAGCATCATCAACAGTTTATACTGCATATTTCATCATGCAATTGCTCAAAGAAGCGGGGCTGCCCGATGGGGTGATCAATATGGTTCCAGGCCCTGGTGGCTCGGTAGGAAACCCAGTGATGGCCAGTCCGCATTTGGCAGGCGTTCATTTCACCGGTTCGACATCGGTATTTCAAGATATGTGGAAAACTATTGGGAATAACATTGCGAAATATCGAACCTATCCTCGCATCGTGGGTGAAACCGGAGGAAAAGATTTCATTTTTGCGCATCGTTCTGCCGATCTGGATGCGTTGACAACTGCCATGGTCCGAGGAGCATTCGAATATCAGGGACAGAAATGCTCGGCAGCGTCGAGAGCCTATATCCCATCCAGCATCTGGCCTGAGTTGAAGCAAAAATTAATTGCTGCGGTGAAACGGATTCGTATGGGATCACCAGAGGATTTCACCAATTTTATGGGCGCGGTGATCGATCGTGCTGCTTATGAAAGCATTATCAGCTATATCGATTATGCGAAAAAATCGTCGGAGGCTGAATTCATTACCGGTGGCAATTACAGTGACGCGATAGGTTATTTTATCGAACCGACTATTGTTGTTACTAACAATCCGAAGTTCAAATTAATGGAGGAGGAAATCTTTGGTCCGGTAATTACGCTTTATATTTATCCCGACGAAAAATATGAAGAGACCTTACATTTATGCGATGAGACTTCACCCTATGGGTTAACTGGATCGATTATCGCGCGCGATCGCTATGCCATCATTCAAGCGGCTGAAATATTGACGCATGCGGCCGGAAATTTTTACATTAATGATAAACCCACTGGAGCTGTGGTTGGTCAACAACCATTTGGTGGCAGTCGGGCCTCAGGTACCAATGATAAGGCAGGAAGCATTATCAACTTGCAGCGCTGGGTAACGCCACGAGCCATTAAAGAGAATTTCCTTCCACCAACTGATTTTCCGTATCCGCACATGCAAGAGCCATAA